From a region of the Primulina eburnea isolate SZY01 chromosome 7, ASM2296580v1, whole genome shotgun sequence genome:
- the LOC140835958 gene encoding sugar transport protein 8-like, with the protein MQMAAAFFFVGVILNTAALNLPMLIIGRLCLGAGVGFGNQAVPLFISEIAPAKYRGGLNICFQMLITVGILIANLVNYITTNIHPYGWRISLGGAALPAIFLGLGSLLIVETPASLIERDHTEEGLRVLKKIRGVEDVEKEYGEILQATETAKKIKHPFKNLMKRSSFPQLFCGTILQVFQQFTGINVIMFYAPVLFQTMGISGDASLLSAVVTGSINCLSTLVAIFGVDRVGRRFLLIEAAIQMLISQGLTGAILATQLHSTNAIPKLYAIIVVLLICVFVSGFAWSWGPLGWLIPSEIFPLETRTSGFFFAVSMNMICTFIIAQAFLTMLCRMRSGIFFFFVAWIVVMGIFAAFLLPETKGIPIDEMNERVWKKHWFWRRFFDDGVESQV; encoded by the exons ATGCAGATGGCCGCCGCCTTCTTCTTCGTCGGAGTTATTCTCAACACCGCTGCTCTGAATCTTCCTATGCTTATAATCGGCCGACTTTGTTTGGGTGCTGGTGTTGGGTTCGGCAACCAG GCAGTGCCGCTGTTTATATCGGAAATCGCTCCGGCAAAATACAGGGGAGGACTAAACATATGCTTTCAGATGCTGATCACCGTAGGCATCTTGATTGCTAATTTAGTCAACTATATCACAACAAATATCCATCCTTATGGCTGGAGAATATCTCTGGGCGGTGCTGCACTGCCGGCCATTTTCCTCGGTTTAGGCTCCCTCCTCATTGTTGAAACACCCGCTAGCCTGATCGAGCGTGACCATACGGAGGAAGGCTTAAGGGTTCTCAAGAAAATCCGAGGCGTAGAAGATGTCGAAAAAGAGTACGGTGAAATTCTGCAAGCCACAGAAACTGCGAAGAAGATCAAGCACCCTTTTAAGAACCTGATGAAACGGTCCAGTTTTCCACAACTCTTCTGCGGCACGATTCTGCAAGTATTCCAACAATTTACAGGGATTAATGTGATCATGTTTTATGCTCCCGTCCTCTTTCAGACTATGGGGATTTCGGGAGATGCATCTTTGCTGTCAGCTGTTGTCACGGGTTCAATCAATTGTCTTTCGACTTTGGTTGCAATATTTGGAGTCGACAGAGTTGGAAGAAGATTTTTGCTTATTGAAGCCGCCATCCAAATGCTTATTTCTCAG GGTTTGACCGGAGCAATTCTCGCAACCCAATTGCACTCAACAAACGCCATTCCTAAGCTATATGCCATTATAGTCGTGCTCTTAATCTGCGTCTTTGTCTCGGGTTTCGCCTGGTCGTGGGGTCCTCTCGGTTGGTTGATTCCAAGTGAGATATTCCCATTGGAAACACGAACATCGGGCTTCTTCTTTGCGGTGAGCATGAACATGATATGCACATTCATCATAGCTCAAGCCTTTCTGACGATGCTGTGCCGCATGAGGTCGGGCATATTCTTCTTCTTTGTTGCATGGATTGTTGTCATGGGAATCTTTGCTGCGTTCTTGCTGCCAGAGACCAAGGGAATTCCCATAGATGAGATGAATGAAAGAGTTTGGAAGAAACACTGGTTCTGGCGTAGATTTTTCGATGATGGAGTTGAATCACAAGTATAG